Part of the Wolbachia endosymbiont (group B) of Eucosma cana genome, CCTGCTTATTTGTTGTTTCTCTCTTTCGCATGCTATTCTTAGTGTTTTGGAATTTTTTTGGCATTTCACACTCCTTAAATGAATTAATAAAAGTATTATTTGAATTAACAAATACTTCTCTATGTTAGTGGATAAAATATTTAAACCTATATCTTTTTATTAAAATTTTTATGTAAAAGTTACCTTTATTATACTAAGTAATGTATATATTAATATTTAGATTGATAAATTGATTTTACTTCTGTTACAACTTATTATGCATAGATAACCTCAGTAAAAACGATGAAGCTAAACGAAATTAGAGAAAGATTTATAAAATTTTTTGTAAATAATAATCATGAGCAAGTTCCTTCTTCTCCTTTGATTCCAGAGCATGATCCAACACTCATGTTTACAAATGCTGGTATGGTACAGTTCAAAAACATCTTTACCGGCACGCAAAAAACTGAAATGAAACGTGCCGTCTCAAGTCAAAAGTGTCTCAGAGCAGGTGGTAAACACAATGATCTTGAAAATGTTGGCTATACATCTCGGCATCACACATTTTTTGAAATGCTCGGAAATTTTAGCTTTGGTGATTACTTTAAAGAAACTGCGATAGAATTTGCGTGGAAATTTATTACTGAAGAATTGTCTCTTGATAAAAACAGACTATCCATAACTGTTTACCACACTGATGATGAAGCATATGAAATTTGGCGTAAGATAAGTGGCTTTTCAGATGATAAAATCATAAGAATTACAACAGATGATAACTTTTGGAGCATGGGCAATACTGGTCCATGTGGCCCATGTTCTGAAATCTTTTACGATCATGGAAATTCCGCTTTACATGAAGACGACAGAATTGTTGAAATTTGGAATCTGGTATTCATGGAATTTAATAAAGATGAAGAAGGTAATTTACAAAAATTACCAAAAAAATGCATCGATACCGGAATGGGTCTTGAAAGAATAGCAGCTGTTATGCAAAACGTCCATGATAACTATGATATCGACCTATTTTCTGCTCTAATCAATAAATCTCAAGAATACTGTGGAAATAAGGAAAACAAAGTAGCTCATAAGATTATCGCAGATCACCTTCGTGCAGCTGCATTTCTCATCGCAGAAGGAGTGCTTCCTGGAAACGAAGGCAGGAATTACGTATTACGCAGATTAATTAGGAGAGCAGCACGTTATATCCACCTACTTGGATATAATGATTCTTTATTGCATCTTGTTTTTCCTGCACTCATAGATGGCACAAATTTGGCTTATATGGGAGATGTTTATCCAGAGCTAATCAGAGCTAAAAGCTTAATAGAAACGACGTTAAAATCAGAGGAAGAAAACTTTAAAGACACTTTAATGAAAGGCATTAATCTCTTGGACAAATTTACTGCAGATTTAAAATCAGGTGACACTCTATCTGGAGAATCAGCATTCAAACTATATGACACTTATGGATTTCCTTTGGATATCACACTTGATATTTTGAAAGAAAGGAAAATAAATTTTGACCAAAAAGGTTTTGATAATGCAATGAAAGAGCAAAAAGAAAGAGCACGTGCTAATTGGACTGGATCTGGTGAAAAGTCTGTTGAACAAGTATGGTTTAATTTAATCGATCAGTTTGGCAAAACGGAATTTGTTGGTTATGAACGTGATGAAGTAAAGGATGCAACAGTACTCGCAATAATTTCCTCTAAAAATGAATTAATTGATTCTGCAAAAGAAGGAGAAAAGATAACTATTATACTTGATAAAACACCTTTTTATGGAGAGTCAGGTGGACAAGTGGGAGATATTGGAAAGTTCCTTCTTGTCATCCCAGTACTTGATACTGGGATCCAGATTCCAGCGTCACGCGCTGGAATGACACCAGATTTAGGCGTAATCATAGTGGAAAATACCAACAAGATTAATGACCTATATTTACACAGATGTATAGTGGAGTCTGGTTCAGTTCGTAAAGGTGATACAGTTACAGCTAGTATTAACAAAAAAAGAAGACAAGACTTAAGCAGAAATCATTCAGCTACACATCTTCTACACTTTGCACTCAGAAAAATCTTAGGTGATCACGTTACTCAAAAAGGTTCTCTAGTCGCACCAAATAGACTAAGATTTGACTTTAGTCACAATAAGCCAGTCACTCAGGATCAGCTGTCTTCAGTAGAAGATATAGTAAACTCTCTAATCAGAGAAAACCTTTCTAGGTCTACAAAAGTTCAAGGTATGGATCAGGCAATAGACGAAGGAGCGATGGCCTTATTTGGTGAAAAATATGGTGATAAGGTTAGGGTTATAAAAATTGGAGACTCAAAAGAATTATGTGGCGGTACACACGTGGAACGTACTGGAGAAATTGGTTTGTTTAAGATAGCAGCAGAATGTTCCGTTGCATCTGGAGTAAGAAGGATCGAAGCTTTAACCGGTCAAGAAGCAATTAATTATGTACGCAATAACGAAATTAGCTTAAAAAAAGTTGCAGAATGCGTAAAAGCACCAGCAAATGAAATAATAAGTCGACTCAGTATTTTAAGCCAAGAGCGCAAAGAATTTGAAACCAAAATAAAAAATCTTTATAAAAAGATTATCAGTGTAGAAAATATAAAAAGTACTGAAATAAATGGAATAAATTTCGTAAGCCACACTTTTACTGACGTTCCAGGAAGTATCATAAGGGAATTTGCTCTACAGCAACAAAAACCGAAAACTGTAATAGCCTTCATGGTAACAGAAAAGGATAAAACAGTTTTGATTGTCAAAGTAAGTAAAGATTTAACTAATAAGATCAATGCAAAAGAGCTAGTATCTACTGTAACCAGAAGGGATTGCGGTGGAAATGCCGAACTTGCCCAAACAGGCTGTGATAACAATAAAATAGATGATGCCATTACAGCAATCCATAGCAAAATAACAGCTTGCAAAAACTAATACACCCTACTACCTCGATATCTTTTAACCGTAAACGGAATCGTCAAGGTATTATGCAAATAGGGGTAGAGAAGACTTAACTGTCAAATGAGCATATCAGGTAATAAGAACTGGATTACAGCTCCATGCTCTGGAATGATATCTAGGTTTAAAGTCCACATAAAAACCATTTACAATCTACGTTCAATATGATAAGTTGAAAACAGTTTATTCCTCGGTAGCTCAGTGGTAGAGCAGTTGGCTGTTAACCAATTGGTCGCTGGTTCGAATCCGGCCCGGGGAGCACTATTTTATACAATCTGTACATTTCACTTTTAGCCCAAAATTCACTACCTTTTTTTTGTCTCTTAAACAGACAAAACGTGTGAAGTTATATAGTTTTAAAGCCTTTACTGTCAAAATGCAAAGATGTCTGCGCTTCACTTAGCTTGCTATCTGGCTCCTCTCCTATTTTTCTTTTATTACATTTCCTTTTTAATTGAGGAAGGACATTTTTTGGCAATGTTTCATCAATACTGCAATAATTGTAAATGAGCGAAGTAAGACGCACCAAATTTCCACTCGCCAAAGTCTGTACATCTCTGTAATTAATGCTGTTATCATATACTTTAAGTGTAATAAGATTTTTAAGATTTCCACTTGCTAAAGCCTCTGCACCTTCATTACTGATTTCATTCCATCCTAAACTCAGTAAAGTAAGCTTTTGAAGGTTTCCACTTGCTAAAGCTTTTGCCCCCCTATCGCTAATTTTATTATCATATAATTTAAGCTCAGTAAGACTTGTAAGATTTCCACTTGCTAAAGCCTCTACACCTTCATCACCAATTTCGTTTCCTCCTAAATCAAGCGAAGTAAGATTTATAAGATTCCCGCTTGCTAAAATCTTTGCACCTTCTGTACCAACATAACTGCAACTTAGATCAAGTGAAGTAAGATGAGAAAGCTGAGCTAATTCTTTTATAACCTCATAATTAATTTTTGAACATCGTAAAATAAGTCTTGTAATGTTTGTATTGTTTTTTAAAAAGTTTACTAATCTATCAACATTAATTATAGCACCTGATGTTGCTAAAGTATTATCCTTTACATATTGACTATAACTCATTTGACCTCACTATTAAAGCTATGCAAGTGTTTTAGTAAACACTTCAGCAACTGTCAATCACTTTAATAAAATATTTTATGAAAAACTTCATATACCATTGCCTCCAAGCAGCTTTTTCTATCTCTTATTTTAACACAAAAGTTGTGAGAAGAGTTTGTTTTTGGTACCATTGAGGGTTTCGATGTTAACTTTTATATGAACTTTAAATCAGTCGTTTTATGTATACTAGATGGCTGGGGTAATGGAATAGAAAATAGTAAATACAATGCTATTAGCAATTCAAATCCACCTTGTTGGCAACATATTAGCTCTAATTATCCAAAGTGCAGTTTATCTGCCTGTGGAACTGATGTTGGATTACCAGAAGGCCAAATAGGCAATTCAGAAGTTGGCCATATGAATATTGGCAGTGGTAGAGTGGTAATGCAAAGCCTTCAGCGTATTAATCAAGAAATCGAAACGATAGAAAATAATGCAAATCTACAGAATTTTATTAATGATCTAAAAAGTAAGAATGGCATATGCCATATAATGGGATTGATATCAGATGGTGGTGTTCATTCGCATCAAAAGCACATTTCAGCTTTAGCAAACAAGATATCACAGCGCGGAATTAAAGTTGTAATACACGCATTTTTAGATGGCAGAGATACATTGCCAAATTCAGGGAAAAGATGCATTCAAGAATTTACAGAAAGCATAAAGGAAAATGATATAAGAATCGCCACTGTCTCTGGGCGTTATTATGCTATGGACCGTGATAATAGGTGGGAAAGAACAATTGAAGCTTATGAAGCCATCGCATTTGCAAAGGCGCCTCGTTATGATTATGCAGTATCGCTTATTGATGAAAATTATCAAAATAATATAACCGATGAATTTATCAGGCCCGCAATAATAGGCGATTATCAAGGTATAAAACCAGAAGATGGATTGCTATTGGCTAACTTTCGTGCTGATCGAATGATACAATTGGCAAGTATTTGTCTTGGTAAAGCAGGCTATACTGAAGTGGCAAAATTCTCTTCAATTTTAAGTATGATGCAATATAAAGCGGACTTAAAAATCCCTTATCTCTTTCCTCCTGAATCTTTTGCCAACACTTTGGGACAGATAATAGAAGACAATAAATTACGGCAACTGCGCATTGCAGAAACTGAGAAATATGCGCATGTGACTTTCTTTTTTAATTGTGGAAGAGAAGAACCTTTTTCTGGTGAAGAAAGAATACTAATTCCTTCACCAAAAGTTAAAACTTATGACCTGCAGCCTGAAATGTCAGCCTTTGAGCTCACAGAAGAGCTTGTAAAAAAAATTCATTCTCAAGAATTTGCGCTGATAGTTGTAAACTACGCTAACCCTGATATGGTGGGACACACAGGTAATATAAAAGCAGCCAAGCAAGCTGTGCTCGCTGTAGATGATTGCCTTGCAAAAGTACTCAGCGTTGTCAAAGAAGTGGGTAATACTGCACTCATTGTTACAGCAGACCATGGTAATGTGGAATGTATGTTCGATGAAGAAAATAACACACCTCACACAGCGCACACTCTAAATAAAGTTCCATTTATTATATCTTGTGAAAATTTAAAACTGAGAGATGGAAAATTATCTGATATTGCTCCTACTATTTTACAGCTACTTGGACTCAAAAAGCCAAATGAAATGACAGGTAGTTCGTTAGTGCGTTCCATGTTGCTATAACTCTATTGTTAAGGGTTGAGGAAATAAAACACTGTGTATAGAAGATAGCATATCTATTTGCTGCTCTAAATGATCATGCTCAGCTTCCACATTAGAGTACCGAATATTATTCTTCCCTACATATACAGATAAAGAACCATCATCTTCAACTGCTTTGTTATTTTGCAATACTATATTAAAAATTTCTTTCTGTTTTAAAGCATCGAACCAATCTTCAACTGTCGTATAGAAAAACTCACCCGTTCCACTTTCCGGACACACTTCTGGAGAAATCTTTAGCACATCATGAGAAAGTGGTGGGGAAAAATAGCTCTTGAATGAGTAGCTGGGAGAATTGTAGTTATTGTGCAGAGCGATAACGTGATCTTGACCAGGAAGTAAAAAATCTAAAATTCTTTCTGCAAAGTTTCTAACAGCTCTCAAAGCATCTTCTGAAACACTGCCAAACTCTCTTAAGCTAGCTTCTGCACCTACATCATCAAACATGCGATTGGGATCGAATTCATACCGCTCACCATTTAAGTAAAATTCTACATTACGCGGAGTACCATCACCATGAGTAATGTATAGCATTCTTCCACCAAACTGCTGGAGTATATGCTCACCAGCCCCTTTTGAAGTTACTTCATTTTGATGCACATTAATAAAATTGATCCCACTTGTATCGCTACTTTTAATAAAAAGCTTAACCGTGGTATCACCCAACGCTAGATCATATTCTTTAGTGTCGATGTTTGACATTCCGCTGCTATCAATAATCAAAGCAAAAAAATAGTACAAATTTTACTTTATGTTAGTTATAAGCTTTTATTTTTAAATTTTTTGCTGTCAACATTAATGATTCATCAAAGAAGCTATTAATATCACCAATACTATCTATATTTTTCACACTGATAGATTGGTCAATTCTTTTAACTAAATTGGATAAAACTTTGTTAGGGCCAACTTCAACAAACTTATTAGTGCCATGGCTTGTCATATATAAAACCATCTCTCTCCATCTTACTCTACTTACAACTTGCTTAGCGAGCAAAGCTCTTATGATCTCTGGATCACTTTCTTCCTTAGCTGTAACGTTTGATACAAAAGGAATCGAAGGGCGAGTTATGTTGATGCTTTTTAAAAATTCCAGAAGTTTTTCATCAGCAGGTTTCATAAAAGATGAGTGAAAAGGCCCACTAACTTGTAATTTTATCATTTTCTTGACACTTGAGTTTTTGAATAAATCAGGTAAGACCTCAAGAGCCTCTGCAGTACCACTCACCACTACCTGCCCACCACCATTATCGTTTGCAATTTCACAATCAATTTGAGCTGATTTTAATATACCTTCTACTTCGCTTATTTCTGCTCCAAGTAGCGCAACCATTCCACCTTTACATTTCAGTGAAGCTTCATGCATTGCTTCGCTACGAACTTTTAGCAATTTGACCGCAGACTCAAGCGTCAATGCCCCTGCAGCACACAGCGCTGTATACTCGCCAACTGAATGCCCACAAACATACTGAACGCTGTAAAGAGATTCACCAAATACGTGCTTCATAACACGTAGCGTTGCAATTGACACTGCCATTATAGCTGGCTGAGCGTTTTCCGTGATGGTTAATTTCTCAATAGGGCCATTGAAAATCAAATGAGACAGCTTTCTACCCAATATGTCATCTACTTCATCAAATACGTTCCTTGCAACTGAAAATTCATCATATAAGCTCTTTCCCATTCCTACAAATTGGGAGCCCTGACCAGGAAAAGCAAAAATCATAAAAAATTTTTCATTCTTCATTGAGAATACTACTTTATTTATTTTTTGTCAATATTTCACAATAATGATTGACCAAATGAACCAGATTCACTAAAATCTTAGCTGGTAAGAAATTTGTAAGAACAATGGCAGAAATCGATTATCACAAAGTTACTATAGTTATGACAGATGGTCAAGAGTTTGAAACTTATTCCACTTATGGAAAAGAAGGTCAAAGAATAAAGCTTGATAGAGATCCTCTTACTCATCCTGCATGGACTGGAAGTTTGACAAGCGGTTCAGGGGAGAAGGATAGTAAAATAGCTAAGTTTAATGATAAATACGGGAGTCTTTTTTAGTTCCTCCCCTCTTTGATTTAACATGTATAAATATAAAAATGTAGGCTATATTGCTTCTTCGCTACCCAAGTCTCAGGAAGTATCTAAACTACTACAGAAACTCAATTTTATCAATATAGCAGAAGCAGGTAAGCATGAAGTTGATCTGCTGATAGTTGTTGGTGGCGATGGTTTTATGCTACGCACCCTACA contains:
- the alaS gene encoding alanine--tRNA ligase; protein product: MKLNEIRERFIKFFVNNNHEQVPSSPLIPEHDPTLMFTNAGMVQFKNIFTGTQKTEMKRAVSSQKCLRAGGKHNDLENVGYTSRHHTFFEMLGNFSFGDYFKETAIEFAWKFITEELSLDKNRLSITVYHTDDEAYEIWRKISGFSDDKIIRITTDDNFWSMGNTGPCGPCSEIFYDHGNSALHEDDRIVEIWNLVFMEFNKDEEGNLQKLPKKCIDTGMGLERIAAVMQNVHDNYDIDLFSALINKSQEYCGNKENKVAHKIIADHLRAAAFLIAEGVLPGNEGRNYVLRRLIRRAARYIHLLGYNDSLLHLVFPALIDGTNLAYMGDVYPELIRAKSLIETTLKSEEENFKDTLMKGINLLDKFTADLKSGDTLSGESAFKLYDTYGFPLDITLDILKERKINFDQKGFDNAMKEQKERARANWTGSGEKSVEQVWFNLIDQFGKTEFVGYERDEVKDATVLAIISSKNELIDSAKEGEKITIILDKTPFYGESGGQVGDIGKFLLVIPVLDTGIQIPASRAGMTPDLGVIIVENTNKINDLYLHRCIVESGSVRKGDTVTASINKKRRQDLSRNHSATHLLHFALRKILGDHVTQKGSLVAPNRLRFDFSHNKPVTQDQLSSVEDIVNSLIRENLSRSTKVQGMDQAIDEGAMALFGEKYGDKVRVIKIGDSKELCGGTHVERTGEIGLFKIAAECSVASGVRRIEALTGQEAINYVRNNEISLKKVAECVKAPANEIISRLSILSQERKEFETKIKNLYKKIISVENIKSTEINGINFVSHTFTDVPGSIIREFALQQQKPKTVIAFMVTEKDKTVLIVKVSKDLTNKINAKELVSTVTRRDCGGNAELAQTGCDNNKIDDAITAIHSKITACKN
- the gpmI gene encoding 2,3-bisphosphoglycerate-independent phosphoglycerate mutase, with product MNFKSVVLCILDGWGNGIENSKYNAISNSNPPCWQHISSNYPKCSLSACGTDVGLPEGQIGNSEVGHMNIGSGRVVMQSLQRINQEIETIENNANLQNFINDLKSKNGICHIMGLISDGGVHSHQKHISALANKISQRGIKVVIHAFLDGRDTLPNSGKRCIQEFTESIKENDIRIATVSGRYYAMDRDNRWERTIEAYEAIAFAKAPRYDYAVSLIDENYQNNITDEFIRPAIIGDYQGIKPEDGLLLANFRADRMIQLASICLGKAGYTEVAKFSSILSMMQYKADLKIPYLFPPESFANTLGQIIEDNKLRQLRIAETEKYAHVTFFFNCGREEPFSGEERILIPSPKVKTYDLQPEMSAFELTEELVKKIHSQEFALIVVNYANPDMVGHTGNIKAAKQAVLAVDDCLAKVLSVVKEVGNTALIVTADHGNVECMFDEENNTPHTAHTLNKVPFIISCENLKLRDGKLSDIAPTILQLLGLKKPNEMTGSSLVRSMLL
- the fabD gene encoding ACP S-malonyltransferase, which codes for MIFAFPGQGSQFVGMGKSLYDEFSVARNVFDEVDDILGRKLSHLIFNGPIEKLTITENAQPAIMAVSIATLRVMKHVFGESLYSVQYVCGHSVGEYTALCAAGALTLESAVKLLKVRSEAMHEASLKCKGGMVALLGAEISEVEGILKSAQIDCEIANDNGGGQVVVSGTAEALEVLPDLFKNSSVKKMIKLQVSGPFHSSFMKPADEKLLEFLKSINITRPSIPFVSNVTAKEESDPEIIRALLAKQVVSRVRWREMVLYMTSHGTNKFVEVGPNKVLSNLVKRIDQSISVKNIDSIGDINSFFDESLMLTAKNLKIKAYN
- the rpmE gene encoding 50S ribosomal protein L31; translation: MAEIDYHKVTIVMTDGQEFETYSTYGKEGQRIKLDRDPLTHPAWTGSLTSGSGEKDSKIAKFNDKYGSLF